The Candidatus Effluviviaceae Genus I sp. genome has a segment encoding these proteins:
- a CDS encoding PhoH family protein: MKRRMSFDDIDPVLLLGRNDANLRMIQDSFHATVTARDNEVTVSGEDAEVRDIERILNELADLIRRGKSVWGEDVAYAIRMVRSNRGDELSRFYASGARLEGLKKPVEAKTAGQEKYVEAMRTHDIVVSIGPAGTGKTYLAVAMAVAALRAKEVERIILVRPAVEAGESLGYLPGDFQEKIAPYLRPLYDALREMMDPERVKRLTEVGTIEVIPLAYMRGRTLNDAFVILDEAQNSTMPQMKMFLTRLGFNSRAVITGDITQIDLANQDMSGLVRIQSILAGIEGIAFVYLTDADVVRHRLVREIIKAFERYAEAKEARAQQEEG, translated from the coding sequence ATGAAGCGCAGAATGTCGTTCGATGACATCGACCCCGTGCTGCTCCTGGGCCGGAACGACGCGAACCTCAGGATGATCCAGGACTCGTTTCATGCGACGGTGACGGCGCGCGACAACGAGGTGACGGTCTCGGGCGAGGACGCCGAGGTCCGTGACATCGAGCGCATCCTGAACGAGCTCGCGGACCTTATCCGGCGCGGCAAGTCCGTGTGGGGCGAGGACGTCGCGTACGCGATCCGCATGGTCCGCTCGAACCGCGGCGACGAGCTCAGCCGCTTCTACGCGTCGGGCGCGCGGCTCGAGGGGCTCAAGAAGCCCGTTGAAGCCAAGACCGCCGGCCAGGAGAAGTACGTCGAGGCCATGCGGACGCACGACATCGTCGTGTCCATCGGCCCGGCGGGGACCGGCAAGACGTACCTCGCGGTCGCCATGGCCGTGGCCGCGCTGCGGGCGAAGGAGGTCGAGCGGATCATCCTCGTGCGTCCCGCGGTCGAGGCGGGCGAGAGCCTCGGCTACCTCCCCGGCGACTTCCAGGAGAAGATCGCGCCCTACCTCAGGCCGCTCTACGACGCGCTCCGCGAGATGATGGACCCCGAGCGCGTCAAGCGCCTCACGGAGGTCGGGACGATCGAGGTCATCCCGCTCGCGTACATGCGCGGCCGCACGCTCAACGACGCCTTCGTCATCCTCGACGAGGCGCAGAACAGCACGATGCCGCAGATGAAGATGTTCCTCACCAGGCTCGGGTTCAACTCGCGCGCGGTCATCACGGGCGACATCACGCAGATCGACCTCGCGAACCAGGACATGTCCGGCCTCGTGAGGATCCAGAGCATTCTGGCGGGCATCGAGGGCATTGCGTTCGTGTACCTGACCGACGCCGACGTCGTGCGACACCGGCTGGTGCGCGAGATCATCAAGGCGTTCGAGCGGTACGCGGAGGCGAAGGAAGCCAGGGCGCAGCAGGAGGAAGGCTGA
- a CDS encoding LysM peptidoglycan-binding domain-containing protein → MKPGESLWKIAGYWEVYGSGPQWTRLYEANRDRIRDPNVLKPGQVLVVPR, encoded by the coding sequence GTGAAGCCCGGGGAGAGCCTGTGGAAGATCGCGGGCTACTGGGAGGTCTACGGCAGCGGTCCGCAGTGGACGAGGCTGTACGAGGCGAACCGGGACCGCATCAGGGATCCGAACGTGCTCAAGCCCGGTCAGGTCCTGGTGGTCCCGCGCTAG